CACGTCGAGCAGGTCGGCGCCGGCCGCGGCCATCTCGCGGGCCATCGCGGCGGCCCGCGCGGTCCCCGCGCGCGAGGGGGCGTGGAAGCTGTCCGGCGTGACGTTGATGATGCCCATCACCAGCGGTCGCTGCGCGTAGTCGAGCACCCGCTCCCTCAACCGCCAAAACGCGGCGGCGCCTTTGCCGGGCGCCGCCATTTCCGTCTCATCCAGGTGTCGAGGCTCGCTCAAGGCCGGGGCTCCTCGTGCGGATCGTCCGGGGCCGTGCCGGCCTCGATGGGCGCCGCCGTCTCCGTCGCGGTCTCGCCGTCACCGTTCGCGTCGTCGACTGGCAGGTTCACCACGGGCGCGGGCAGGGGGGTGCCCGCCATGATCATCTCGACCTCCTCGCGGGAGAGGGTCTCGCGCTCGAGCAGGGCCTCGCCCATGGCTTCCGCCTCGTCGCGGTGCTCTGAAAGCAGGGTGCGTGCGCGTTCGAGCTGTTCGTTGATGATGTGCGTGACCTCGTCGTCGATCAGCTGCTGTGTGCGTTCGCTCAGGGTGCGCCGGCGCCCGTAGTCGCGGCCGAGGAAGATCTGCTCCTGGCCCTCTTCGTAGGCGATGGGCCCCAGGGCGTCGCTCATGCCGAGCTGGGTTACCATCATCCGCGCGATGTTGGTGACTCCCTTGATGTCCGCATAGGCGCCGCCGTGGATCTTGCCGATGAAGAGCTCCTCCGCGACGCGGCCGCCCAGCGCGACGCAGATCTTGTCGATCAGCTTCTCCTTGCTGGTGTGGTGCTCGTCCTTGTCGGGGGGCATGAAGGTGATGCCAAGGGCCTGCCCGCGCGGTATGATCGTCACCTTCTCGGCGGGGTCGGCGTGCTCGCAGAGCATCGAGAGCAGGGCGTGGCCGGCCTCGTGGTAGGCGGTGATCTTCTTGTCCTCCTCGCTCAGGATCATGCTGCGGCGCTCAGGGCCCAGCATGACCTTCTCGCGGGCCTCCTGGAAGTCCTCCATCCAGACATCCTGGTGATCCTTGCGGGCGGCCAGCAGGGCGGCCTCGTTGACCAGGTTCTCCAGGTCGGCGCCGGCCAGTCCGGGCGTGCCGGCGGCGATCTTGCGGGAGGAAACGTCGTCGCCCACGCGGATCTTCTTCATGTGCACCTTGAGGATGGCCTCGCGCCCGTTCAGGTCTGGCATGTCGACCACGATCTGCCGGTCGAAACGACCGGGTCGCAACAGCGCGGGGTCGAGCACGTCGGGCCGGTTGGTCGCGGCGATCAGGATGACGCCGTCGTTGCTCTCGAAGCCGTCCATCTCCACCAGGAGCTGGTTCAGCGTCTGCTCGCGCTCGTCGTGCCCGCCGCCGAGGCCGGCGCCGCGGTGGCGGCCGACCGCGTCGATCTCGTCGATGAAGATGATACACGGGGCGTTCTTCTTGCCCTGCTCGAAGAGGTCGCGCACGCGCGAGGCGCCCACGCCCACGAACATCTCCACGAAGTCCGAACCGCTCATGCTGAAGAAGGGCACGGAAGCCTCGCCGGCGACGGCCCGGGCCAGCAGCGTCTTGCCGGTGCCGGGCGCGCCCACCAGCAGGGCGCCCTTGGGTATGCGCCCGCCCAGCCGCTGGAACTTCTTTGGATGGCGCAGGAACTCGATGATCTCCTCGAGCTCGACCTTGGCCTCGTCGCAGCCGGCCACGTCCTGGAAGGTGATCGTGGGCTTGTCCATGTTGATGAGCTTGGCCTTGCTCTTGCCGAAGCTGAAGGCCTTGTTGCTGCCGCCCTGCATCTGCCGGATGAAGAAGAGCCACAGCACCAGGATCAGCAAAAAGGGCAGGTAGTAGGTGACGATCACCGACAGCCAGCTCGTCTTCGGCGTGTCGCCCTTGAGGAAGGCGTCGGGGTTGTGCTCGTGCACCCATTCCGGGAAATGGGGATCCTCCGCCAGCAGCACGATCTCGAAGCGCTGGACTTCGGGCGAAGTGCCGTTCTCCAGCATGATCGGGACCTTCTGGACGAGCTCGCCCTGGACGGTCGATTCCGTCTTGGTCAGCGAGCGGATGTTGCCCGCCTCGACCTGCTCCTTGAACGCGGTCCAGCCGATCGGATAGACCTGCTCGCGGTCGATGGACATCATCTGGAACGCGAGGAACACCAGCAGCAGCAGAAGCATCCAGAAACCCACCGTGCGTCCTGGCATCGCGGGGCGTCGCCCGTTGCCGGCGCCCGGGAAGGAGGGCTTTTTCCTGTCGTTGGCCATGGATCTCCCATCGCATGAAGACGGTTCGCCTGCGGACCGGCGTTCGGGTCACCGGGACGGTGAACGATTCGATTCGCCACGTGCGCCGGCCGCGCCGATCCCACGAACCAGCAGTGTAACCGCCGCCGCAGTTGACGGCAACAACCGGGTGCGCTCCGCCCGGACCAGCCCGACCAGCCACAACGGGCCCTCGTCGTCCTCGACGAGCACGACATCCCGTCGCGCGCGGATAGGCACCTCGAACTCGCGCAGCAGATCGCTGACCTTCTTGTGGCCGTGCATGCCGAACGGCACGATCCGGTCGCCGGGACGCCAGCCGCGCAGCCGGGGTTCGCCGCGGAGCGCTTCGTCGGGCAGGGTCAGGCGCCATTCGTGCGGCCCGGAAACCGGACTACCCAGCTCCGGTGCTGGGCGGGCGATTTCTTCCGCGGTGGCGCGTCTGACCGAGAGAGACAGCGCGGCCGTCGGTGAAATCTCGTCCACGATCCGCGGGGGCACGAATACCAGACGGTCGAAATCGCGGCACGCCCGCCAGCCGTCGATCAGATCGACGCAGCTGCCCGAGCGGCTCTCCGGCAACCAGTCCAGCAGCCGGACGACGTGCGCCCGCTCCAGGTCGGTCTCCACGCCGCAGCGCTCGCGCAGGTGCATTCTGACCAGACGGGAGGCCAGGGGCTGGGACATCTCCGTCAGGACGTCCACGGGCAGGGAGTCCCCGTCTCCCTTGGCCAGGATCCCGTCCAGCAGGCCGCCGGCCGCCTTCTCCAGCTCCGCCACGTCGTCGTCGAGCAGCTGTGCAAGACGCAGCGGCGCGGTGGTGACGGACTCGCCGAAGATCGCCCGCGCCACCGGCAACAGCTCGTGGCGTACGCGGCCGCGCGCGTTGGACCCGTCCTCGTTGGTGGGATCGCCGCGCCAGGCCTGCCCGCTTTCGGCCAGGAAGGCCTCGATCTCCGCGCGGTCGGTCACCAGCAGGGGATGGATCGTGCGCCCGGCGACGGGCCTGATGCCGCGCATGCCCTCGGCGCCGGCGCCGCGGAAGAAACGCATGACGAGCGTCTCGAGCTGGTCGTCGCGATGGTGGCCGGTGGCGCAAGCCGCCAGGCGCGGTTGCGCGTCCAGCACGGATGCGAGATGCCCTCTGCGCAGCCGGCGCGCCGCCTCCTCGAGGCCCGCGCCGTCTCGGACGCCGGGACCGCGGGGATCCTCGCGGTGCACGTGCAGGGGTACGTCGAGGCGCCGGCAGATCTCGTCGCAGAAGGCTTCGTCCCGGTCGGCCTGGTCGCCGCGCAACAGGTGGTTGACGTGGGCGGCCGCGACGGGTTCGCCGACGCGCGCGCGCCGGGCCACGGCCGCCAGCAACAGGGCCACCGAGTCGGCGCCACCCGAGAGGGCCACCAGGACCCCCAAACGGCCGGAGCCCGGACGGGCGCCCGTGCCGACGGCGGCGACAAGTGTCAGCAACCGGTCCAGTTCCGGAATCACCTTGCCGAGAAATGTGTCTCTGTTGGACATGGCGTGTACGTCGCCCCGGAGCAGCGTGGGGCAAAAAAAATGGTAGCGGCTCAGGGACTCGAACCCCGGACACTCGGATTATGATTCCGATGCTCTAACCAGCTGAGCTAAGCCGCCACCGTTTCTATTGCGTTGTCCCCTCCAGGAGCTTCCCGGGAGGGCTCTCAATCTAGCGAGGGACGCATTTCTTGTCAAGACGGCGCGGTACCCATATTGTCCTGCGTAAAGGTCCGGCCGATCGGCAATGGAGGTGGAGATGGCTGGCGCGAAGGGAAGCGACGAACAGCGGGACGTCTATGAGGAGAGCGAGGTTACGCTCGACCCCCTGGACGGCCGCACGGTCGCCGTGCTCGGTTACGGCAATCAGGGGCGGGCCCAGGCCCTGAATCTGCGCGACAGCGGGATCGAGGTCGTGATCGGCGCCCGCGCCGGCGGCCGCGGGCACGGCCGCGCGCGCGACGACGGCTTTGTCGTGCTGTCCTTGCCCGACGCCGCCGCGCAGGGGGACGTGGTCATGGTCCTGCTGCCCGACGAGGTCCAGGGCCGCGCCTGGGGTGAATGGCTGGCGGACGCCTTGCGTCCGGGCGCGGCGCTCGGCTTCTCCCACGGTTTCGCCGTCGCCTTCGGCGAGATCGCGCCCGCCGACGGGATCTCCTGTTTCCTGGTCGCGCCCAAGGGACAGGGCGACATGCTGCGCGAGGCCTACGCGCGCGGCGGCGGTCTGCCGGGCATGCTGGCGGTCACCGAGGGGTCGCCGGACGGGACCTGGGCCCTCGCGGCGGCCTATGCCAAGGCGATCGGTTGCCTGCGCGGCGGGGGCTTCCGCACCACCTTCCGCGAGGAATGCGTGGCCGATCAGTTCGGTGAGCAGGCGGTACTCTGCGGCGGGCTGGTGGAACTGGTCCGCGCGGCCTTCGACACCCTGGCCGCGCGCGGCTACAGCGCCGACAACGCCTATTTCGAATGCGTGCACGAGGTCAAGCTCATCGCCGACCTGCTGCACCGGCACGGGCTGGACGGCATGCGGCGGATGATCAGCCCGACGGCGGCATACGGCGGCTTGACGCGCGGACCCCGGCTGGTGGACGATGGCGTCCGCGAGCGGATGGGGCAAATCCTGGACGAGATCGAGAGCGGCGCATTCGCCCGGGAATTCCTGGCGGAGGCGGCTCGCGACGAGCCCGCGGCGCTGCGTCTCGCCCGCGCCGAGGCGGGCTCCGGCATGGTATCGACCGGCCGGCGGCTGCGCGAGAGGCTCGACGCCTTGGGGTTGGACGATCCGGGACCCGGCGATCCGCATACCCTGGGAGGGGATCAATGAACGACTCGGTGCTGACTCGTTTCTGGACGATCATCTTCAACCCGTCCGCGGCCATGGCGGCCGTGCGCGAGAAACCGCGCGTGCTCGTGGCGGCGCTGGCCGTCATCCTCATGATGGGCTTCTTCACCGCCGCCACGCTCCACATCGCCGGCCCGGAGCAGGTGGATGTCATGCGCGACACCCGCATCGGCCGCATGATGCCCCCCGAGGACATCGATAAGATGTACGACGACTACCTGAACCTGACCACCGTCGACCGCGTCAAGCAAGCCCTGCCCAGCGGTTTCGGCGGCGCGGCCACCGTCTTCGTCCTGGGTCTGGTCTTTCTGCTCTTCGGCAAGCTGGCCGGCGGGCAGGGCACCTTCGGGCAGGTGATGGGCGTGGTCTTCTGGTCGAACGTGGTGTCCTTGGGCTACGCCTCGCTGATCAAGTGGCCGCTGGTGCTGGCCAAGGGGTCGATGATGCAGGTCTCTCTGGGCCCGGCGGTCCTCGTGTCGGGGCGCGGCGTCCTGGATCCCCTCTTCGGCCTGCTGTCGATGTTCGACGTCTTCACCATCTGGGGCGTGGTGCTGATCGTCATCGGCTTCGAGAAGGTGCACGGCTTCGCCCGCAACAAGGCGGTCGTGGCGGTCGTAGCGACCTGGCTGCTGGTGAGTCTCGTCATGTTCGGCATCGGCCGGCTGTTCATATGATCCGTGAGGAGCTGACGTGAAGAAATGGTTGATCATCGGGGCCGTGATCGCGGTGGTGGGTCTGATCGCCGCCAACCTGCTCAAGTCCGACACCAAGGCGACGGAAGTCGACCTGGGCACGATCGTGCGCAAGAACCTGGTGGAGACGGTCACCGCGTCGGGCACCCTGACGCCCAAGCGCAAGGTGGATGTGAGCGCCAACACCATCGGCAAGGTGACGCGCCTGGCCGTGGCGGAGGGCGACCGCGTCGTGGCGGGGCAGTTCCTGCTCGAGATCGACCCCACCGAGTACGCGTCGGTCATGCGCGGCTACCAGGCCGCGGTGCGCACCGCGAAGGCCGACCTGCAGGTCGTGCAGGCCACCGTGGCGAAGACGCGCCAGGATCTCTCGCGCGTGCGCAGCCTCTTCGACTGCGACCTGAAATCGCAGGAGCAGCTCGAGGCGGCCGAGACCAACCTGAGCGTCGACGAGGCCCGCGTGGCGGCCGCCGAGGCGCGCTTCAACCAGGCCGAGGCCAGCCTGGACAAGGCGCGCTACGACCTCGACAAGGTCACCATCACCGCGCCCATGGGCGGCGTCGTCACACGTCTGAACGTGGAAGAGGGCGAGAACGCCATCATGGGCACCTTGAACAATCCGGGCACCGTGCTGCTGGTGATCGCCGATCTCGCGACCATGGAGGCGGAGGTCGACGTGGATGAGACCGAGGTCGTCAGGATCGCCCTGGGCCAGGCGGTGGGCGTCGAGATCGACGCCTTCCCCGACACGACCTTCGTGGGCGTGGTGACCGAGATCGGCAACAGCCCCATCTACACGAGCACCGGCCAGAGCCAGCAGGCCGTCGACTTCAAGGTCACCGTGACCCTGACCGAGCAGGTCGCGGGCGTGCGGCCCGGTCTCTCGGCCGAGGCCGAGATCACCGTGGCCGAGTCGGACAGCGCGCTGGCCGTACCCATCGGCGCCGTGGTCATCCGCAAGTGGCCGCCCGAGGAACGCCCGGGCCGGCGCGCGGCCCGCGGCGCGGCCGCTCCGGACAGTGCGGCGCGGGACAGCGTGCAGCGCGAGGAGCGCGAGGGCGTATTCCTGGTGACCGCAGGCACGGTCGCGTTCCGGCCCGTCGAGCTCGGCATCACGGGCGAGGAGGATTTCGAGCTACTCTCGGGCGTCGAGGCGGGCGACCGGATCGTGACCGGCCCCTTCCGCGAGCTGCGCGGGCTGGAGCACGGCGATGCGGTGAAGGAAGCCAAGAAGAAGCGCCGGGACCGGGACTGATGAATCTCTGGGAAGGCGTACGCATCGCCCTGGCCAGCCTCTGGACCCACAAGCTGCGGACCCTGCTCACCCTGCTCGGCAACATCGTCGGGACGATGAGCGTGATCGCAGTGGTCTCGCTGATCAACGGCGTGGACATCTACGCCAGACACAAGGTCCTGGACGAAGGATCGAACGTCTTCACGATCTCGCGGGTGAACTTCTACGACATCCTGACCGACATGGACGCCTTCCTGGAGTCCCTGGAGAACCCCAAGCTGACGCTCGACGACCGCGCGTACCTGGGCGAGCGCATGACCCGCGCCGCCAGTGTGGGCGCCTCCCTCGACCGCAACGCCGATCTGCGGGCCCAGGGCCGCAACTCCCGCGGCGTGACCGTCCGCGGCAAGACCGACGACTATTCCCTGCTCGAGGACCTGCCCCTGCACGCGGGAAGGCACCTGACCCGGCAGGACGTGGCCGCCAGCCGCCAGGCGGCGGTTCTCGGCTGGGACATCGCGCGCGAACTCTTTCCCGATCTCGACGACCCGTCCGGACGCACGGTGAAACTCGGCAA
Above is a genomic segment from bacterium containing:
- a CDS encoding dihydropteroate synthase — its product is MAAPGKGAAAFWRLRERVLDYAQRPLVMGIINVTPDSFHAPSRAGTARAAAMAREMAAAGADLLDV
- the ftsH gene encoding ATP-dependent zinc metalloprotease FtsH; translation: MLLLLLVFLAFQMMSIDREQVYPIGWTAFKEQVEAGNIRSLTKTESTVQGELVQKVPIMLENGTSPEVQRFEIVLLAEDPHFPEWVHEHNPDAFLKGDTPKTSWLSVIVTYYLPFLLILVLWLFFIRQMQGGSNKAFSFGKSKAKLINMDKPTITFQDVAGCDEAKVELEEIIEFLRHPKKFQRLGGRIPKGALLVGAPGTGKTLLARAVAGEASVPFFSMSGSDFVEMFVGVGASRVRDLFEQGKKNAPCIIFIDEIDAVGRHRGAGLGGGHDEREQTLNQLLVEMDGFESNDGVILIAATNRPDVLDPALLRPGRFDRQIVVDMPDLNGREAILKVHMKKIRVGDDVSSRKIAAGTPGLAGADLENLVNEAALLAARKDHQDVWMEDFQEAREKVMLGPERRSMILSEEDKKITAYHEAGHALLSMLCEHADPAEKVTIIPRGQALGITFMPPDKDEHHTSKEKLIDKICVALGGRVAEELFIGKIHGGAYADIKGVTNIARMMVTQLGMSDALGPIAYEEGQEQIFLGRDYGRRRTLSERTQQLIDDEVTHIINEQLERARTLLSEHRDEAEAMGEALLERETLSREEVEMIMAGTPLPAPVVNLPVDDANGDGETATETAAPIEAGTAPDDPHEEPRP
- the tilS gene encoding tRNA lysidine(34) synthetase TilS, which codes for MSNRDTFLGKVIPELDRLLTLVAAVGTGARPGSGRLGVLVALSGGADSVALLLAAVARRARVGEPVAAAHVNHLLRGDQADRDEAFCDEICRRLDVPLHVHREDPRGPGVRDGAGLEEAARRLRRGHLASVLDAQPRLAACATGHHRDDQLETLVMRFFRGAGAEGMRGIRPVAGRTIHPLLVTDRAEIEAFLAESGQAWRGDPTNEDGSNARGRVRHELLPVARAIFGESVTTAPLRLAQLLDDDVAELEKAAGGLLDGILAKGDGDSLPVDVLTEMSQPLASRLVRMHLRERCGVETDLERAHVVRLLDWLPESRSGSCVDLIDGWRACRDFDRLVFVPPRIVDEISPTAALSLSVRRATAEEIARPAPELGSPVSGPHEWRLTLPDEALRGEPRLRGWRPGDRIVPFGMHGHKKVSDLLREFEVPIRARRDVVLVEDDEGPLWLVGLVRAERTRLLPSTAAAVTLLVRGIGAAGARGESNRSPSR
- the ilvC gene encoding ketol-acid reductoisomerase, which codes for MAGAKGSDEQRDVYEESEVTLDPLDGRTVAVLGYGNQGRAQALNLRDSGIEVVIGARAGGRGHGRARDDGFVVLSLPDAAAQGDVVMVLLPDEVQGRAWGEWLADALRPGAALGFSHGFAVAFGEIAPADGISCFLVAPKGQGDMLREAYARGGGLPGMLAVTEGSPDGTWALAAAYAKAIGCLRGGGFRTTFREECVADQFGEQAVLCGGLVELVRAAFDTLAARGYSADNAYFECVHEVKLIADLLHRHGLDGMRRMISPTAAYGGLTRGPRLVDDGVRERMGQILDEIESGAFAREFLAEAARDEPAALRLARAEAGSGMVSTGRRLRERLDALGLDDPGPGDPHTLGGDQ
- a CDS encoding YIP1 family protein, translated to MNDSVLTRFWTIIFNPSAAMAAVREKPRVLVAALAVILMMGFFTAATLHIAGPEQVDVMRDTRIGRMMPPEDIDKMYDDYLNLTTVDRVKQALPSGFGGAATVFVLGLVFLLFGKLAGGQGTFGQVMGVVFWSNVVSLGYASLIKWPLVLAKGSMMQVSLGPAVLVSGRGVLDPLFGLLSMFDVFTIWGVVLIVIGFEKVHGFARNKAVVAVVATWLLVSLVMFGIGRLFI
- a CDS encoding efflux RND transporter periplasmic adaptor subunit is translated as MKKWLIIGAVIAVVGLIAANLLKSDTKATEVDLGTIVRKNLVETVTASGTLTPKRKVDVSANTIGKVTRLAVAEGDRVVAGQFLLEIDPTEYASVMRGYQAAVRTAKADLQVVQATVAKTRQDLSRVRSLFDCDLKSQEQLEAAETNLSVDEARVAAAEARFNQAEASLDKARYDLDKVTITAPMGGVVTRLNVEEGENAIMGTLNNPGTVLLVIADLATMEAEVDVDETEVVRIALGQAVGVEIDAFPDTTFVGVVTEIGNSPIYTSTGQSQQAVDFKVTVTLTEQVAGVRPGLSAEAEITVAESDSALAVPIGAVVIRKWPPEERPGRRAARGAAAPDSAARDSVQREEREGVFLVTAGTVAFRPVELGITGEEDFELLSGVEAGDRIVTGPFRELRGLEHGDAVKEAKKKRRDRD